In the Sarcophilus harrisii chromosome 3, mSarHar1.11, whole genome shotgun sequence genome, one interval contains:
- the THRSP gene encoding thyroid hormone-inducible hepatic protein — protein sequence MQVLNKPYPQNCLLTVMDRYSATVRNMEQVIMIPSLLRDVALEEPGHETLPGEAGIHDLYSYYTMLKSIRVDVDNGLLPRDKLKVKITSSDEEDEEEDEEEGKRGEKLDLEAQFHLHFSSLHHILTHLTLKANEVIKKYQEITGLTI from the coding sequence ATGCAGGTCCTAAACAAACCCTACCCCCAAAACTGCCTGCTTACCGTTATGGACAGGTATTCAGCTACTGTGAGGAACATGGAGCAGGTGATCATGATCCCCAGCCTCCTGAGGGACGTGGCCCTGGAGGAGCCAGGCCATGAGACCCTCCCAGGTGAGGCAGGTATCCATGACCTCTACAGCTACTACACTATGCTCAAATCCATCCGAGTAGATGTGGACAATGGGCTGCTACCCAGGGACAAGTTGAAGGTCAAGATCACCAGCTCAGacgaggaggacgaggaggaagatgaagaagaagggaagagaggagagaagctGGATCTCGAGGCTCAGTTTCATCTTCATTTCTCCAGTCTCCATCACATCCTCACCCATTTGACCCTGAAGGCCAATGAAGTGATAAAGAAATACCAAGAAATAACTGGGCTGACAATATAG